A window of Ananas comosus cultivar F153 linkage group 11, ASM154086v1, whole genome shotgun sequence genomic DNA:
aagaggaaatgCCCATTTCTTTTTCAATACAAGTTTGCTGAGTCTATCCATGAAAGACAATGATTTGAATATGCTAaagcaacaaattaaaaataagttaGGAGTTGTTCACAAAGATTTGAATGTGCTAAAACAACAAACCATTTAAACATAGGAACTAGAAGAGCTATTTGATAGTGCAACTAATTTCCACAGTCAAAACAACTTAGGGAATGGCGGCATTGGCAAACATTCTACACCACCTTCAAGCATCTCCACGACTTGACTCATTGATGGTCGATCGGCAGGTATTATCTGTATACACCAAAGCCCTActaatatcaatttttttgcaATTTCTTCGGTTTCCACAGTCACCCCAAAAGCACCTAAATCATCATATTTAGTTAGATGATTGTATATACAATACACTGAACAATATTCACTACTATTCTCCACTCCTTCACAGATACTATCCCTTTCCTTAACCATTTGAAGTACCATCATTCCATAGCTATAGACATCGGCCTTACTGGAGATGCTCCCAAAATTTGGGAAGCAGAATTCTGGGGCCATATACCCAGGGGTTCCTCTTCTACCGTGCACCGAAAGGGCACTCATTTTTGTGGAACATAACTTAGCCAATCCGAAATCGGCGATTTTGGGCCGAAGTTGTTTGTCGAGTAAGATGTTATGAGGCTTTATGTCAAAGTGCACTATGCGACTATTACATCCACGATGCAGACACTCTAGCCCTCGAGCTATGCCGACTGCTATGTCGTGTAATCTTTCCCAACGAACTGAAGCTTCCATATTAGATTTGTCTTCGTAGATGAAATCAGCTAAGGTTCCGTTTGGCATGAATTCATAGATAAGAGCTCTATTGGACCCCTCGAAACAGAAGCCCAGCAACATAACAACATTAACATGGGAAGTTCTGCTGATGCTGAGAATTTCAGTAACAAAGTCTTCGCCTTCTCCTTTAGATTCATTTAAGACCTTCACAGCTACTTCTTGGCCATCAGATAGCTTTCCCTTGAAGACGACCCCGAATCCGCCTTTTCCAAtagtatttttgaaatttttcgtTATTTTCTTTACCTCCGAATACTCGTACCTTTTTGGGGCGCAATGCTTATAATTCTGTAAAATGGCCTCCACTCTTTGTTCAGTTTCTGATATCTTCTTTGGAAAGAGCAGCAGGTCATAGAGCCTTTTGCGTAAAAGGTAGATGAAAAAGAATAGGGCAAATAATAATAAGCTTAAAAGGCCAACAATGACACCtgcaaagggaaaaaaaaaaaaaaaaaagccagcAACTATAGATTAAGTAAAATATTGGAATTTTTCGCTACAAGAAACTCAATACTCTTATAACTAGAGAAAATTCAAACTGTGTATCTCATTAACAAAGTTGTAGAATACTCTTATTCTGCAGCTGACATCATGTTCTATCCGAATTTCAtcctaaataaataattttcagaCATATTTGTGGTGTCAAGTAAATTACATT
This region includes:
- the LOC109717569 gene encoding LEAF RUST 10 DISEASE-RESISTANCE LOCUS RECEPTOR-LIKE PROTEIN KINASE-like 2.3 translates to MSEIHLFLLFFLVRGSLLADSLNPFCPVTQLSCGGTTWNISFPFFTNSTTNPRCPEVHYIYCQNESPVVQFYNTGFAYAVRDYSPQDKTIVVDDFNLNSYWAPDCVFLYNFTHPVPAINLTQLTLSTKKALTAFTCDEIESDYNQNIFSDYLGHVSCKNYTLFLPQISGYRRESDLPPHCFSRGGLWFNWKLSFGGDYGGSSDGGISLLSGGFSHNWVLHPDCFGCEVTASDSCSTSGDPGDLDSPCQCIKHCQGDGKGAHVLRKRSIIIGVIVGLLSLLLFALFFFIYLLRKRLYDLLLFPKKISETEQRVEAILQNYKHCAPKRYEYSEVKKITKNFKNTIGKGGFGVVFKGKLSDGQEVAVKVLNESKGEGEDFVTEILSISRTSHVNVVMLLGFCFEGSNRALIYEFMPNGTLADFIYEDKSNMEASVRWERLHDIAVGIARGLECLHRGCNSRIVHFDIKPHNILLDKQLRPKIADFGLAKLCSTKMSALSVHGRRGTPGYMAPEFCFPNFGSISSKADVYSYGMMVLQMVKERDSICEGVENSSEYCSVYCIYNHLTKYDDLGAFGVTVETEEIAKKLILVGLWCIQIIPADRPSMSQVVEMLEGGVECLPMPPFPKLF